Proteins from one Meriones unguiculatus strain TT.TT164.6M chromosome 10, Bangor_MerUng_6.1, whole genome shotgun sequence genomic window:
- the Mcl1 gene encoding induced myeloid leukemia cell differentiation protein Mcl-1, translating to MFGLRRNAVIGLNLYCGGASLGAGGGSPAGARLAADEAKARREGGGEAAARPPPVGAEDPDGGAAAAAASERLRRRPPGLVAAAPEGVAAPAAAEDELDGCEPEALAKRPAALPLLERGSEGAAAGSLPSTPPPADDDDEDELYRQSLEIISRYLREQAGGRKDAKPLGAPGRRALETLRRVGDGVQRNHETAFQGMLRKLDIKNDDDVKSFSRVMVHVFKDGVTNWGRIVTLISFGAFVAKHLKSINQESCIEPLAESITDVLVRTKRDWLVKQRGWDGFVEFFHVQDLEGGIRNVLLAFAGVAGVGAGLAYLIR from the exons ATGTTTGGCCTGCGGAGGAACGCGGTGATCGGCCTGAACCTGTACTGCGGCGGCGCCAGCCTCGGCGCGGGCGGCGGCTCCCCGGCCGGGGCGCGCCTGGCGGCCGACGAGGCCAAGGCTCGGCgcgaggggggaggggaggcggcCGCGCGGCCGCCGCCCGTGGGCGCCGAGGACCCCGACggcggcgcggcggcggcggcggcctcCGAGCGGCTGCGGCGGCGGCCGCCGGGCCTCGTGGCCGCGGCGCCCGAGGGGGTGGCCGCGCCGGCGGCCGCCGAGGACGAGCTGGACGGCTGCGAGCCGGAGGCGCTCGCCAAGCGCCCGGCCGCGCTGCCGCTGCTGGAGCGCGGGAGCGAGGGCGCCGCCGCCGGCTCGCTGCCCTCCACGCCGCCGCCGGCCGACGACGACGACGAGGACGAGCTGTACCGCCAGTCGCTGGAGATCATCTCGCGCTACCTGCGGGAGCAGGCGGGCGGCCGCAAGGACGCCAAGCCGCTGGGCGCGCCGGGCCGGCGGGCGCTCGAGACCCTGCGGCGCGTGGGCGACGGCGTGCAGCGCAACCACGAGACGGCCTTCCAGG gcaTGCTTCGGAAACTGGACATCAAGAACGATGACGATGTGAAATCTTTTTCTCGAGTGATGGTCCATGTTTTCAAAGATGGCGTAACAAACTGGGGCAGGATTGTGACTCTTATTTCTTTTGGTGCCTTTGTGGCCAAACACTTGAAGAGCATAAACCAGGAAAGCTGCATCGAACCATTAGCAGAAAGTATAACAGATGTTCTTGTAAGGACGAAACGGGACTGGCTTGTCAAACAAAGAGGCTGG gatGGGTTTGTGGAGTTCTTCCACGTACAGGACCTAGAAGGCGGCATCAGAAATGTGCTGCTGGCTTTTGCAGGTGTTGCTGGAGTAGGGGCTGGTCTGGCTTACCTAATCAGATAG
- the Adamtsl4 gene encoding ADAMTS-like protein 4: MEAWLGRLRLCVMLLQPLLQLCQDQELFGPSLQTPSEEGQAPKGLWGPWGPWASCSQPCGVGVQRRSRTCELYPGLSLPPRPPRHPEVIRPRGQGSRPQPPRDPQSLYRPQPRGRGGPLRDAAFQLGREETPGAQRSRVRDPIKPGMFGYGRVPFALPLHRSRRHPHRPGQPQNSSIAEESLASQPPSAELASENHSPQMQFPELPTQHRSLPTETPSPANAQTEVPPRTGSAPFKPGIPSPTSSSGDRRSFQGAPGPRLPASQGGWNHPQGAQLQPHPFPPVPRSQGQQSRGHWRQGGSPHRSPEGWLPLTRDPGPLWSLFAPSSPVPKCSGEREQLRACSSEPCPPEQPDPRALQCAAFDSQEFMGQLYQWEPFTEVQGSQRCELNCRPRGFRFYVRHTEKVQDGTLCQPGSLDICVAGRCLSPGCDGILGSGRRPDGCGVCGGDGSTCRLVSGNLTDRGGPLGYQKILWIPAGASHLQIAQLRPSSNYLALRGPGGRSIINGNWAVDPPGAYPAIGTVFQYNRPPREEGKGESLSAEGPTTQPVDVYMIFQEDNPGVFYQYVISSPPAVLESPSTQRPALQPQPEMLRGEPLLASAPRPVRAPSTLQRQARIPQVPAPTVVRTAGSPVGFWKQAGHSACSASCGKGVWRPLFLCISRESGEELEDQSCATGAKPPASPEPCHGPPCPPYWEAGEWTSCSRSCGPGTQHRQLLCRQEFGDGGSSVPPERCAHLPRPNITQPCQLHLCGHWEISSPWSQCSVRCGRGQRSRQVRCVGNNGDEVSRQECASGPPPPPSREACDMGPCTTAWFYSDWSSKCSAECGTGIQRRSVVCLRSGESLQGDREAGSTEQGCPLRSRPPDMRACSLGPCERTWRWYTGPWSECSSECGSGTQHRDVICVSKLGAEFNVTSPSNCSHLPRPPALQPCQGQACEDRWFSTLWSPCSRSCQGGTQTREVQCLSANHTLGARCPPHLRPSRKQPCNGQPCNQRPDDRCKDSSPHCPLVVQARLCVYPYYTATCCRSCAHILERSQLEPA; encoded by the exons ATGGAGGCCTGGCTGGGCAG GCTCCGGCTATGTGTAATGCTGCTTCagcctctcctccagctctgccagGATCAGGAG CTGTTTGGACCTTCTCTTCAGACACCGTCAGAGGAGGGTCAGGCCCCTAAGGGCCTCTGGGGGCCTTGGGGCCCGTGGGCCTCCTGCTCCCAGccctgtggggtgggggtgcagcgCAGGAGCCGAACATGTGAACTGTACCCAggcctgtccctccctccccggCCCCCCAGACACCCGGAAGTCATCCGGCCCCGGGGCcagggctccagaccccagcCGCCCCGGGATCCCCAGTCTCTGTACAGGCCACAGCCTCGGGGAAGGGGTGGCCCTCTTCGAGATGCGGCTTTTCAGCTGGGGAGAGAGGAGACTCCAGGGGCCCAGAG GTCCCGGGTCCGAGACCCTATCAAGCCAGGGATGTTCGGTTATGGGAGAGTGCCTTTTGCCCTGCCTCTGCACCGGAGCCGCAGGCACCCCCACAGACCTGGGCAACCCCAGAACTCTTCCATAGCAGAAGAGAGCCTTGCATCCCAGCCTCCAAGCGCAGAACTGGCCTCTGAAAACCATAGCCCCCAAATGCAGTTCCCTGAACTGCCTACCCAGCACCGTTCTCTCCCCACCGAGACTCCAAGCCCTGCAAATGCTCAGACAGAGGTGCCCCCCAGAACCGGTTCTGCTCCCTTCAAGCCGGGAATCCCTTCACCCACCTCCTCCTCTGGAGACAGGAGGTCTTTCCAGGGAGCCCCTGGGCCTCGGCTGCCAGCTTCTCAGGGAGGCTGGAACCATCCCCAGGGAGCCCAATTACAGCCCCACCCTTTCCCTCCTGTCCCCCGGAGTCAAGGCCAGCAGAGCAGGGGCCactggagacagggagggagtCCTCACAGGTCCCCAGAGGGCTGGCTGCCTCTGACGAGAGACCCTGGCCCCCTCTGGAGCCTCTTTGCTCCCAGTAGCCCTGTTCCAAAATGTTCTGGGGAGAGGGAGCAGCTGCGAGCCTGCAGCAGCGAG CCTTGCCCCCCTGAGCAGCCGGACCCCAGGGCGCTGCAGTGCGCTGCCTTTGACTCCCAGGAATTCATGGGCCAGCTGTACCAGTGGGAGCCCTTCACCGAAG TTCAGGGTTCCCAGCGCTGTGAGCTGAACTGCCGTCCCCGTGGCTTCCGGTTCTATGTCCGTCACACGGAAAAGGTGCAGGATGGGACCCTGTGCCAGCCTGGATCCTTAGACATTTGTGTGGCTGGACGCTGCCTG AGCCCCGGCTGTGATGGGATCCTTGGCTCTGGCAGGCGTCCGGATGGCTGTGGGGTCTGTGGAGGCGATGGTTCTACCTGTCGTCTTGTTTCCGGAAACCTCACGGATCGAGGGGGCCCCTTGGGCTATCAGAAGATCCTGTGGATCCCGGCCGGCGCCTCCCACCTGCAGATTGCCCAGCTCAGGCCCAGTTCCAATTACCTCG CACTTCGTGGGCCTGGGGGCCGCTCCATCATCAACGGGAACTGGGCTGTGGATCCTCCAGGAGCCTATCCGGCCATCGGGACTGTCTTCCAGTATAACCGGCCTCCGAGGGAGGAAGGCAAGGGCGAGAGTCTGTCCGCCGAAGGCCCTACCACCCAGCCCGTGGATGTCTAT ATGATCTTCCAGGAGGACAACCCCGGGGTTTTTTATCAGTATGTCATCTCTTCCCCACCTGCGGTCCTAGAGAGTCCGTCCACCCAGCGTCCGGCCCTTCAGCCTCAGCCTG AGATGCTGCGGGGGGAGCCCCTGCTCGCTTCAGCCCCCCGCCCAGTTCGGGCACCAAGCACGCTCCAGCGTCAGGCGCGGATTCCCCAAGTGCCTGCTCCGACTGTCGTCAGGACGGCGGGGTCTCCGGTGGGATTCTGGAAGCAGGCAGGGCACTCCGCGTGCTCAGCGTCCTGTGGGAAAG gTGTCTGGCGCCCCCTTTTCCTCTGCATTTCCCGTGAGTCGGGAGAGGAGTTGGAGGACCAGAGCTGTGCCACGGGTGCCAAACCCCCGGCCTCCCCTGAACCCTGCCATGGGCCCCCGTGCCCCCCATA CTGGGAGGCTGGTGAGTGGACTTCCTGTAGCCGATCCTGTGGCCCTGGCACCCAGCACCGCCAGCTGCTCTGCAGACAGGAGTTCGGAGACGGTGGCTCCTCGGTACCTCCAGAGCGTTGTGCCCATCTGCCCCGGCCCAACATCACCCAGCCTTGTCAGCTGCACCTCTGTGGCCACTGGGAGATTAGCTCCCCCTGGAGCCAG TGCTCTGTGCGCTGTGGTCGCGGTCAAAGGAGCCGGCAGGTTCGGTGCGTTGGAAACAACGGTGATGAAGTGAGCAGGCAGGAGTGTGCTTCCGGgccacccccacctcccagcaGAGAGGCCTGTGACATGGGTCCCTGTACCACAGCCTGGTTCTACAGTGACTGGAGTTCCAAG TGCTCCGCGGAGTGCGGGACAGGAATCCAGAGGCGCTCTGTGGTCTGCCTGAGGAGCGGGGAGAGCCTGCAGGGAGACCGGGAAGCAGGGAGCACGGAGCAGGGCTGCCCCCTCAGGAGCCGCCCTCCGGACATGCGAGCCTGCAGCCTGGGGCCCTGTGAGAGGACGTGGCGCTGGTACACAGGGCCCTGGAGTGAG TGCTCCTCAGAGTGCGGGTCCGGCACACAGCACAGAGACGTTATTTGTGTGTCCAAACTGGGGGCTGAGTTCAACGTGACTTCTCCCAGCAACTGTTCCCACCTGCCCAGGCCCCCTGCCCTGCAGCCCTGCCAGGGCCAGGCCTGTGAGGACCGATGGTTTTCTACGCTCTGGAGCCCG TGTTCTCGCTCCTGCCAGGGAGGCACGCAGACGAGGGAGGTCCAGTGCCTGAGCGCCAACCACACTCTGGGCGCCCGATGTCCCCCTCACCTGCGACCCTCCAGGAAGCAGCCCTGTAACGGCCAACCATGCAACCAACGCCCGG ATGACCGATGCAAGGACAGCTCTCCACACTGCCCCCTGGTGGTGCAGGCCCGGCTCTGCGTCTACCCCTACTACACAGCTACCTGCTGCCGCTCTTGCGCGCACATCCTGGAGCGGTCCCAGCTGGAGCCTGCTTGA